The genomic segment AGGCTCGGGTGTGGCCATCGAAGAACATCTCCTGTCGCTCGTACGGATAGGCCCGCACAAAGGGCATGCCCGAATAGCGCGATCGCATACAGAAGAGCTTGACCTGCCGCTCCTCTCCTGCCATGCGGACCCAGGCAGCTCCCCAGTCGACTTCCGCCTCCTGCGCGAGCTCCGGGTCTAAGGGGATGACCGCTGTGACTGTCGGCCATCCCAGCCGAGCCTTCTGCTCCCGCACCCATCGTCTAACTGTCGACTCCGCACCCGGAAAGGCATACTCTTCGACCAGTCGGGTCCAGATCCGGTGCGCCGTGTGGCGATGCTTCTTGGGGGTCTCCTGATCCGTGCGGAGCCAGCCCTCGATGATGGCGGCGACCGAGTCCATCACCCGGGAGGCCGGTTCGTGCCTCCTCCGGTACTTAGGCTCCCAGCCAGCTAGAACCTTGCGGATCGTTTTGCGTGTATGCCCAGTCTCCCGCGCGATCTGACGAATACTCTTCTGATACACCCGAGCGGCCGTCCTGATGAGCTCGTACTGATCCATCCCTAGCACTCCTCTCCCTCCCTGTCTCTGGTGTGGTCTTGCTCGAACACACGAGAAACAGCGAGCGTATCAGAGTGGGCTCCTTTTGCTCGATCATTGCCGTGTTAGGTGGGTCCCTTTTACTCTAGCGAAATCATATTAAGAGCAACCGGGGTAATTTTTTTCGGATTATTCAACAGCCTGATAAATGCATAGTCATGAGCATAGCTCTGCACAGTCATCCGGGTCTCGTCCTCACTTATCCCATCGACCACCAGTACCTCAAGGCGATCCTTAGGGTAATCATTGGCAACGATGGAATCGAGGCATTTGCCGATCAACTGTCCCTCGTTCCGGCAAGGAATGACGATAGAGACTTTGGGAAGATCACTCAAAGACCAGTATCCTACACTGTTGGAAGTTCGACGAAACCATCTACCCAATCCCGCCGAAGCCTTCCATGAGTGTTACGAGCCGCTCAGCCACCGTTCGGATATTGAAATCGGCTGAAACCCTAGCGAATCCAGTTTCAACTAAGCTTTCCGAATAGGCGGAGTCCTCCATAACTAACTGGATAGCGTCGGCCAGAGCCCCCGCGTCGGCCGGCTTGACAAGGACTCCAGCGCCGTCGCCAAGCAGCTCAGGAATTTCCCCGGTGGTCGTTGAGATCGTCGGCACTCTATGCGCCAAAGCCTCCACCAACACATTTGGAATCCCTTCGCGCTCGCCGTTCATCGTGTGTATGCTGGGAAGGACAACTAGATCGATCTCTCGGCGTCGGAGCATACGAATGACCTCGTCGTGCGGGATGGCGCCCCATAACCGTACACATTCGTGCAGTCCATACTCGCGCACTAAGGCTTCGAGGCTTTCCCGGAGGGGTCCATCACCCACGATGTGACAGATGAAACGCCAGCCCCGCTGCTGGAGCAATCGACAGGCCTCAATTAAGTAACAGTGCCCCTTCTTTTCTACAAGGTTTGCCATGCATCCAATCGAGAACTCCCGATCGCTCCTGAGACATAGTGCGCCTCCATCCTCCAGTACTTCAGTGCCCGTGTGGATGGTGAAAAGAGTCTGGCACTCCCTTACCCCAGTAATGTCAAGAATCTCGTTCTGACCACCAAGCGAAGCGACGCGAGCGAAGCTAGCAGATAGGAGCTTAGCGCGGAGGAGGTTATCCTCGGCAATATCCCAACGGTAGGCAGTAAAGCTCCATGACACTCCTGTAAGACGAGAGACTACGAGGGCCATGGTGGCGGGCACCGATGCCCAATGGGCGTGGATATGATGAGCCCCGAATTGCCGAATGAGTCTGGCGACGTACACAGCTTTAGGAAACACTGCAAGGTTTTTCATCAATACGCGAAAGCTTGTTGCGCCCTTGATGATTTCCGCGAACGCCTGCCCCACACGTCTTGGCGACCAGAGGGTCGCGGCGGCCACGTAGCCCAGAATCATGGGGTTGATCACCGGTAGCCGAATCGTATACTGACCTATCCTACGGGCCAACTCGCCATGAAAAAGTGCAGAACCTGGCCGGACCGGAATTACAAGGACGGCCTCGACCAGGCGCCGAAGCTCGGCGATCTCCGTCAACACGAACGACTCGCTCTTCCCCCATGGGGCCTGAGAGGTGAACACAGCAACTCGAAGCTGAGAGATGGCCATCCCCGGTGCTCCAACTAGCCAGGCCGAAGGTCGGGAAGACCCCGACTCCGCAATACTGAGTTGTAGAGGGCAACGGTCTGGTCAATCATCACGGAGATCGAAAAGCGAGATTGGACGTACTCGCGTCCGTGCCTCCCACACTGGCCTTGAAAATCCCTATCGCTTAGCATGCGAATAACGCGGTCAACGAGCGTTGGCACATCACGCGGCGGTACTATGTATCCCGTAACCCCATCCGCGAGCAACTCACCAACGCCTCCCACATTGGTGGCTACAGTGGGAACGCCTGCCGCGAACGCCTCGAGAATGACGTTGGGGAGGCCCTCCCAGTCCGATGTCAGGACCAGGAGGTCGATCACACCAAGGATACGAGGCACGTCGTTCCGAACTCCAGCAAATCGGACAGATTTGTCGATTTCAAGATTGCGAGCCTGCTCGCCAAGTGTTGCCCGCAACGGTCCGTCCCCAACCAATAAGAACCCGCACCTGAGACCGCTGCGGAGAACGGCCTGAGCCATCTCAAGAAACAATCCAGGGTTCTTCTGGGGAACAAGACGACCGATGAACCCCACCACATATTCGAACTCCCCTAATCCGAGTTCCCGGCGCATCGTGTGCATTTCGGGCCCCAGAAGCGCATGAGAGGCCGGGACCCCGTTATAGATGACGTCGATCTTCAGTGGATCCAACCCTTCAGTATGGATAAGGTAGTCTCGAATGGCATCGGCGTTCACGACTACTCGATCCGTCACCCATGACAGTATTCGGTCTAACACATTTGCAAAGCTGCCTCGTTCAATTTCAATATTCCGTTCGCTAGATATACGGATTGGGACGCCGGCTAGGTATGCAGCCACTCGCCCCCAGTAACCCGCCGTCCTGAGATACGTATGCACAATGACTGGACGCTCACGCCGAAACAAGGTCACAAGGCGCGGGATGAGCAAGGTGTCTATCCCTGGGCGCTTGGGACAGAGAACGGTTTGCACTCCAACCAGACGCTCGAACTCCGGCTGCAATCCAATGTCGGACTCGGAAAGAGAGACTACGGTCACGTCCGCAAGCCGGGCGATGCTTTCAGCCAGATAAAGGAGCTGTCGCTCTGCACCTCCCATACCTAGGCCGCCGATGATATACAGGATCTTCATCCAAGTACCACGTCCTCACTGTTATCAGGTTTCCGTACCGCCGCGGCAAGCGCTAACAGTATCCAGAGAACCTTTGAGTACTCCAAGCTCGCGAACAGTCCACCGAACAGGAGAGCCGTATTCCCTAACTCCGCACTGTTGGCAAAGGCTGTCCCGAATCTTGTCCCCAACAAGCTCAGTCGTTGGCGACCTCTGACCGCCACAAAGCTCGTGGCGAGAAATCCTAGGAATGCGATAAGACCGATTATACCCGTCTCGGCGAACACCGAGACGTACATATTATGCGCCCCGCGGGCTTCCACCGTACGCAGATTGGCGTAAGTCGCAATATGGCGGTTGAATTGTCCAAGGCCAACACCAGTTAAGGGATGATCCAGACCCATCTGGACGCCCGCTCTGTAGTAAAGAAGCCGCGTCGGAATTGACCCCTCCCGTAGCTGTGTCCCGGATAGGGCGATCCGGATAGTGTCGATGCGATCGTAGAAACCCTCTGGCGCCAACACGAAAGCCGCAAGGATGACCACAACCAGAGCCACTTTGGGCCGAACTCCGCCAGATCGCAAGAACAGTAAGTAGTACAAAAGTACAGCCACAGCGGCGACGAAAGCCCCACGCGAGAATGAGAGTAAGATACTGTAGGCAATCGGGCCCAAGGCAAGCCACATAGCAAACCTCAGCCAGCCTGCTGATAATGATCCGAAAACAGGTGCGATCAGGCAGAGCAGGACGAGTTGGATGATACCAAATCGGTTCGCATTTCCAATCGTGCCTCCGACTCGCGCCATGTTCTCGAAGTGAAATTGATATATCGCGAACCCTGCGTTCACCAAGCTACTGAGAACGAACACCATGAGAAGATACTTGAATTCTCCCTCGCCGCGCACAAAATCAATGACGAGAAAGAACATAATTAGAAGCTGTACATAGGTAAATAAAACTGTCAAGCTTTCGGAAATATCTTGTGAGGCGAAGATCGAAACGCCAAGTGAAAGCATAAATAGGAAAGCCCAGACCAGCATGGGAGCCTTCGCCATCTTCAAGGGCATTCCACGAAAAGCCAGATCAATCAATCGCCGAAAGACAATCACAAGTCCCAGAATTCTCACCGGAGTCAATTGAGACGCATCTTCAAAAGTGAGCTCGCCGATTAGATTCAGAAAGATAAATTGGAGCACGCCGAAGGGGTAGAAGATAAAGCTCAACACTAGATCCAGTCCAGCTAGAAACCAATAAATCCCATCTTGACGAGAGAGGCTGCTCATCAGCCATAACCCAACGGTGGCAGCGCCAATGGTTGCACCCAGCCACACGGCAGTACGATTAGGGCGCCCCAACACTTCTGTCCTTTGAAACATCAGATACTCCCGGTCGTCAACCCATCCCCCGTCACTGTGTTCAGGATAGCTGCAAACTTCCTAGCCATCTCCAGATGGGTGTAGCGTGAAATCGCAGTTTCATCCCCCGCGTAGGAGACGCACCCCAACTGCTGATACTCTTTGTAGGCTTTAATCAGAACCGCCTGCAAATCTGCCCTCGACCTGACATGAACTCCGGCGCTGGTTTCACGCAAGAGATCGGACACCACTCCGACTGGACCTCCTAGGGCGATAATCGGTCTTCTCGAACCCAGATACTCAAATGCCTTCGCGGGGTAATGACCAACGAGTTCTGGGGCGTCGGGACCGATCAACAACAGAAGTAGCTGGGACTCTTGCTGACGCACAAGTGCATCGGCTCGCGGTATCAGCCCGCAGATCTCCACAACGTCGCTCAGCCCGCAGCGCTCGACTAAGGCAGGTAACCACCAAGACCCCGGTGGACCATAAAACCGTATCCGCGTCTCCGATCGAGAAATAACCCCTGCCCTTATCAGATCTGCAATCACCTCCAGGAGTAAAGTGGGGTCTCGCTTGCCTTGGTAAAGTTCCCCGGTATGCGAGATAGAAAAGGTCGTTGTGAGCTTGTGCGCTCTCGGCGCGAATTCGTCAGGGTCAAAACCGTTGGTGATCCAGTGGATAGGCTGCTCTCTGAACTTCTGTCTGAGGAGTTCTGCCCACGGAGCAGAGACAGTGACAAGGGCATCCGCAGGACTAACAGTCTTTCTCTCTAAACGCCCCTCTACCGCGCGGCGGATCCGCCCGCCAGCATAGTAATGGTGTTGCGTCCAGAGATCTCGGAAGTCTGCGACCCACGGGCATTTGAGGGTATCCTTGGCTCTTCGGCCAATCAGGTGACAAGAGGGAGGATACGCTGAACTCAGGATCGCATCCACCTTTTCACTTCGACCAAAGTTTTGGATTGCCTCGACCGCGAAGGGAATCCACCCCTTCTTTGGATCAGGATAGGCAATAACTGCCTCCATCCAGTTAAGAACTCGATTGTGAAGGCGCTTGGATTCTGAAATAGAGGAGACGTGGAGCTTAAGCTGCTCATGGAGTCCGCGAGAGACATCCAGTCCAAGTC from the Candidatus Methylomirabilis limnetica genome contains:
- a CDS encoding glycosyltransferase, whose translation is MSDLPKVSIVIPCRNEGQLIGKCLDSIVANDYPKDRLEVLVVDGISEDETRMTVQSYAHDYAFIRLLNNPKKITPVALNMISLE
- a CDS encoding glycosyltransferase → MAISQLRVAVFTSQAPWGKSESFVLTEIAELRRLVEAVLVIPVRPGSALFHGELARRIGQYTIRLPVINPMILGYVAAATLWSPRRVGQAFAEIIKGATSFRVLMKNLAVFPKAVYVARLIRQFGAHHIHAHWASVPATMALVVSRLTGVSWSFTAYRWDIAEDNLLRAKLLSASFARVASLGGQNEILDITGVRECQTLFTIHTGTEVLEDGGALCLRSDREFSIGCMANLVEKKGHCYLIEACRLLQQRGWRFICHIVGDGPLRESLEALVREYGLHECVRLWGAIPHDEVIRMLRRREIDLVVLPSIHTMNGEREGIPNVLVEALAHRVPTISTTTGEIPELLGDGAGVLVKPADAGALADAIQLVMEDSAYSESLVETGFARVSADFNIRTVAERLVTLMEGFGGIG
- a CDS encoding glycosyltransferase → MKILYIIGGLGMGGAERQLLYLAESIARLADVTVVSLSESDIGLQPEFERLVGVQTVLCPKRPGIDTLLIPRLVTLFRRERPVIVHTYLRTAGYWGRVAAYLAGVPIRISSERNIEIERGSFANVLDRILSWVTDRVVVNADAIRDYLIHTEGLDPLKIDVIYNGVPASHALLGPEMHTMRRELGLGEFEYVVGFIGRLVPQKNPGLFLEMAQAVLRSGLRCGFLLVGDGPLRATLGEQARNLEIDKSVRFAGVRNDVPRILGVIDLLVLTSDWEGLPNVILEAFAAGVPTVATNVGGVGELLADGVTGYIVPPRDVPTLVDRVIRMLSDRDFQGQCGRHGREYVQSRFSISVMIDQTVALYNSVLRSRGLPDLRPG
- a CDS encoding O-antigen ligase family protein is translated as MFQRTEVLGRPNRTAVWLGATIGAATVGLWLMSSLSRQDGIYWFLAGLDLVLSFIFYPFGVLQFIFLNLIGELTFEDASQLTPVRILGLVIVFRRLIDLAFRGMPLKMAKAPMLVWAFLFMLSLGVSIFASQDISESLTVLFTYVQLLIMFFLVIDFVRGEGEFKYLLMVFVLSSLVNAGFAIYQFHFENMARVGGTIGNANRFGIIQLVLLCLIAPVFGSLSAGWLRFAMWLALGPIAYSILLSFSRGAFVAAVAVLLYYLLFLRSGGVRPKVALVVVILAAFVLAPEGFYDRIDTIRIALSGTQLREGSIPTRLLYYRAGVQMGLDHPLTGVGLGQFNRHIATYANLRTVEARGAHNMYVSVFAETGIIGLIAFLGFLATSFVAVRGRQRLSLLGTRFGTAFANSAELGNTALLFGGLFASLEYSKVLWILLALAAAVRKPDNSEDVVLG
- a CDS encoding glycosyltransferase → MRRVLLISYAYPPRPAIGSVRLGGLAKYLPQFGWEPIIVTPRLPDGPRPSARVIQTEYRDVVGAWKARLGLDVSRGLHEQLKLHVSSISESKRLHNRVLNWMEAVIAYPDPKKGWIPFAVEAIQNFGRSEKVDAILSSAYPPSCHLIGRRAKDTLKCPWVADFRDLWTQHHYYAGGRIRRAVEGRLERKTVSPADALVTVSAPWAELLRQKFREQPIHWITNGFDPDEFAPRAHKLTTTFSISHTGELYQGKRDPTLLLEVIADLIRAGVISRSETRIRFYGPPGSWWLPALVERCGLSDVVEICGLIPRADALVRQQESQLLLLLIGPDAPELVGHYPAKAFEYLGSRRPIIALGGPVGVVSDLLRETSAGVHVRSRADLQAVLIKAYKEYQQLGCVSYAGDETAISRYTHLEMARKFAAILNTVTGDGLTTGSI